Genomic DNA from Perca flavescens isolate YP-PL-M2 chromosome 23, PFLA_1.0, whole genome shotgun sequence:
TACAGCATGAACCTAAATAAAGTACAGTGTGAACATAATTAGCAGCAGTGAGTAAATCACAGATATTGcacatgtaaataaattaaattaaataaataaattaaattaaataaattattgcacCTAATTGTTTAAGAACATTGAGATTGAGATGTGgaaattaggggtgggaatcaccagaggcctcacaatacaatatcatcacgatacaatattattgcaattttaaacatattgcaatattctgcgatatattgcaatcgattgccttttttccaacttcaaattttgcccaatttcaaatgatgtcccctttgtcaacatctgttttatctaaaaagatacatttctctgttcatctcacttcaattttagcGCTGcgaaatgggattgtcaagcagacaaactgaccaacagtcatataataaaagattgataaTTGTAGTCTGTGTATCAATAGTCTTGCCACAGAAAGAAAtcacgatactatgctgtattgattttttgtGTAAATGCGTGTTTTGAATAAGTAGGCACATGGGTTTGCAAACAAACTGTTTTACCTACATTTCAGGTGTTCCATCAAGCGAAAGAAAGTGTAGCGTGACATATTTACACCTGAACGAATTGATTTTTCAATGAATCACTGTGTTATGTTAACATGCTTTTCTCTAGCTTACCTTTTATAACAATATAGGCTGATTCCCATCAAAGCTAAGACGAAGGCCAATGAAGCACAGCTGATCGCCGCTGTTGTGTTGCAATGAGCTGCCAACAAGAGAGAAATATTCAACacaagtggtggaagaagtaatcGGATCCTttagttaagtaaaagtactcatacCTGTACATACACTGTAagaatactctgttacaagtaagaGTCCTGCAtcgaaaatgttacttaagtaaaagtaggcaagtatcatcaggaaaaagtactcaatgcagaaaaatcatcacattttagaaactggaaacaatcaaaactgttttgtgtttaatcatttcagctgcacttgtaggcctatatgttttTTAGTagtttcattaaaataaaacatttttttttttaaactacatgtattttgtgtgcaaaaatcttagtttgttaagtaactagtaactaaagctgtcagattaatgtagtggagtaaaaagtacaatatttctctctgaaatgtagcggagtagaagtagaaaggggcattaaaagaaaagactcaagtaaagtacacgtacctcaaatttgaacttaagtacagtacttgagtaaatgtacttagttacattccaccactgctcaaCATGAAATGGTAAGGTCTTGATTCTCTGGCTTTATAttcttgtttgtaaaatgtaGTTATTATATAGGGCTTCCCATTGGCACAAATGGGAACAACAGTGTGGAAGCTTACCGGAGAAAGAATATGGTATTGCTGAAGAGACGGTACTGTTGCTTGAAGGCTCAGTGGTGGTTGAGGTTGATGTTATCCGGTGCGTCCCTTTAGTCTCTGTCATAACAGTTCCTgctgtgaaagaaagaaaagaatgtGATTTCCCTGTAGCTTGGCTTTTCATTTCATCAGTTTAACATTGGCAGTTAAAGGCAGTGCGAGTTGTACACTAAGGATGATTGATCACATGACATTCCCAAGGTTCCAGGTTTTTGTGCTGTTTTTCTATCCTTTCAGAACCCATATTTTTTGGTTGTGGTTCCATTTATGTGCTGTGtttgttattttacagatttgtGTATGCTTGAAAAAATACAATATGATGGACCAGGCTGAAACCACCACACACAGAGCAAAACACGTCACGATGAAGAGGGATAGTGGAACCAGTGTGGAAGCACAAAGAGACTCAAAAAAAAGAGGGAGGTTTGCAGATTtgttagcctgggaaaaccatGAGAAACTTCCAGCAAATtagagatttgctctgcaagtcagtctggccaagcccatttccaatttttttccaaaaatcaAGGCACCAATCATAaacgttgaggcgggctttacacgatgatgatagcgcagcgacgTTTGTTGGTTTATTCTCGAGAAGAGGCCCAGATAAGATTTTGGCGCAGTTTTATCGTGTCCAACAAACATCTTTGTTTTCGTGACAGACAGTCCTGCAAACATTTGTACTCCTGTTAAGATTACTGTAAGACTACTGCGAGATTATCTTCTAATGGGTCAGCTTGACTTGCTGTACATGATATGATTAATTATAGTAGTTCAttaactcgttcatattttgggcgaacgtgaactgaacgtactgtcttactgcctgatgaacgttactgtgaacttcattctggtgtctgtgaatggcacgctctctcagtttaacttcgttcaatggggtgccagatttctatagagccttccaggcgaaaacccggctgaaacacaccgtaaacagacccttaatatgtagcggaaaaaaacacccaatctggcaacaccagccaccagtgtcgcaccgccgcatgcgtcatcaaaacaaaaagcagcgtgGAGGCGACAGCAGCGTGGAGGCAacgaagcagcaaggaggcttTGTATAACcagttttatgacaaggtcggtgaggatgagaaaaatcttacatttctgtgcaaactttgcccgccggctttcaaaaagaaaatccgcacttcagtcacatccacagcaaacctgaaacggcacgttGAACTGAAGCAACAGAactatggaaaaaaagaactatgaactagttgatttttggaactgtgaacttagttcaaaatgttgaagtatgaactatgaactgaactagttcattttaaaatttgtgaactgaactttgaaccagttcatgtagaaagtgaactttcccaacactgattAATTATCCCTCTCCAATGTTATTAGACCCTTTGGCTGAATAATTCCCTGATGTCCTGTATTTGCTTATGTTGAAATGGAGACAGCTATTATTTGGCTAAATGCTGTTTCAAAATGTTTGCCGTTCTCATTCATTTCCAGTAACATGGCAATACATCATTtaaattcttttggtgttattggaataagaTTGCCGGTGAAACACGCTGTCCCTGTGGCAATTAAAAGTATTAATTGGAGTGCTGTCCAAATGACCTTTATATAACGAGCTTCATATTTGAACATAACATTTCAGGGAAAAGGACTCTTGATGTAAGTCATTAACTGGGGAAGATCTGTGGTGATCTGGGAGGGCATCGGAACTCGACAAAGTCTAATCTCCCGACCTGACCTGTTATGATTTTTATATTCAATAATTATATTTGTTTGACAGGGAAGCTGTGCGCAGACaggaatatatattttcattataaaaaataaaaaagcaccCCCAAAAAAAGGGCACTTTCTCTCGAGGAAGAAAAAGGACAGGTGCATGTGCCTGAATATATTAAAACCAGTGTTTTTCCTAGGTTTGTAGAAGACTTGGGTGCACGCATTTGGTGGGGGGTTTAGGGGTCCTCCCTCAGGAAAATGgaaattttttacaaaaaaaaatatctttttaatattttggaccattattatttccatatttgtctaaaacattggaaaagctgGAGCAGATGATAAATAATGCTCCGGAAGCTAAAGTCATATCACTCATACAATCATATCtggaaaaaaaagtagttaGTTTTGATGCCCAAATTGATTTTACATTAATAGGTTTTGCCCAAAAATggcttgggtgctgcacctaaataTTACCTTATCATAATGGTAGGGAAACTAAAAAACATACTAATCTGcaactgtaagtcagtagtaggctataaaGTGGAGATTTGTGATTTGTGGGTCCTTCtataagtcattttggggtacaatttgtttctggagaaagctacaaggagcaataccacaggccaagcaacgGCCTGTTCCAACATTTTgaacgggcactgtactagCTTGTTTAAAATGATAACAAGGGAAATTAATAACTAATGTGGTATTTAATGTGATGTGAGATAAAATGTCATGTTTCATTTAGCAGAATTAGATTgcgttgttctatcctatccaatatttcctatatttctaagcagattttctatgctgtatacTGATAACCCCCCTACTGATTATTGGTCCACCCCTGTGTCACCCCACTATgaaaaatcctggaatcgcccctgCTGATGGGTAATCTAAATCATGACAAGGTGTAAAATAATTTGACCTGATGGAGTTATGagcaacatacagtacactgcAAGTAGCATAACATGTGAGACTTTATGCTCTTTACCCTGTGAGTGATTTGTCTGGGCCTGTAGACCAGCTGAGGTCAGCTCTGTCCTGTCTCTTCCTGTAGTCACTGAAGCTGCGGTGCTTATACTCTGGGTCTTCTCTGTAGACGGGGAAGCTGCTGCTGATAAGAAAAGACATTTACTTCTACCAATACTGCTAACAAGACTGCTAATacgacttacttacttactactaCACTGTTGCTTCTTCTACCATCACTACTATTTGTAAAACTACTGTTGAAGAAAACTAACTCTGTTCTACTGTGATTTGGGGAGTCCAGGTGTGCAGATTTTTTTCATGCATGGAAAGTTCTCAAGTGACTGTGTGGTACAGAAGTCCATTTTCCACACACACTGGTTATGATATTTAATCTGAAATAACATGCCACATAGCAATTAACAAACATCAGAAAAACACATGCAAGGTTTTGTGTTAGTTTCTTACACTGTTGGTGAGTATTACTACTGTCACAACTGTTGTGACTACTTCTTGTAATAGTACGAGTGCCGCTACGACAACCAAAACTCAGCTGCTACTGTATATTAACAATCATTAAAGCTACTAGTACGACTACTATACTGCTACTACCtatactactactgctacttcTAGGAGAGGAAGTTACAAACAGACCGTTCTATTTATTCCATTTTCCATTTAGCTGTTAGCCATGGCAGTGACTACAATTCAGCATTTATCAAAATTAAtgattacacctgtgcttttcgtACTTGACATGTCAACGTTTCCTAACAATGTACTTTTTTGTATATTAGGACTTTTTAAAGCAGTATTATCAGATTTTTTAGGCTACTTGGGGGCAGCAGGATAATCTTTATTAATCTTAGCATTCACTTGGAGTTGTGTTTCCTGTCACCTGacaaatgtaagtccaatattcaagctccttttagctctgttttagtCTCCACCCACCCGTGAGGGAAATATCAGCATCTTTAGCCAGTAATTGCTCCTCTATCAGCTAGTCActaactagctggtgaacaattaactaaaatatgttaaaatgctTCACAAAACCAAAGGGGTATTGCAGAGTCATTTTCCGAGTGGACATCTTGACTTGTGTAATTAATGATGCCTGAATTCCATTTAGATATTTTGGGCATGGATTCTGACACTTCATGGAATACCATCACtgttattagttacacctgtgcttctcctgctatgacaagtttGTGCATGGTATGAACACATGCAAAAATCCACACAGAAAAATTATAACAGGTATCTACGTGCCCAGATTAATTACAATACTATGCAAGGAAAGAGTATGTCAAAGCCAAACAACCATTTAGGCTCTCTCATTGGCGGCACACAACTATCCATCTCTTGAAATGTCTTGGGGGTCAATCCATTTTTTCCAGTCTTTGCAGTGACACACATCATACATTGTGTCATACACTGACATGTTAAGCTTTTTGGGATGGATCCTAGACTTTTTTGGGTTATCCTCCCACAATCTTCAACATGCAACAAAGTAACCACTACTACAACCACTGCTAACACAAATGATTTAGACATATGTAGTAATTACTTTCATAATTAGCAGTTAGATATTTTTAGTTTATTAGTATTATTGTAGTATTTTTCTGTCTTCAGAATTCATGCAAATACCAAACTCACTGACTGAAGTGGTAATGGTGGAGTCATGGGGAATATCAGTGTGTCTCGCTGCAAGATCAGACCATTAATCATTAAcgttaagaaaaaaacacttctgtCCCACGCATATTAAAACCTTATAGTGTACAAATATTGAAATTAACCTTATAGTGTACAAATATTGAAACTTACTTGTTACTGTGCTCTTTGGTGGTTGTGTTGTGGTTATTTTTGGGTCAGCTGAAATGCAACAAATAAGAAATTGAGCAGTTTGTTCATCATGTGAAACTTGACAGTATGAATAAGCTACAAATAAATTGATAAAGCTGGCGGCTCCCTGATGGTCTAGCGGCTAGGATTCGGTGCTGTCACCGCTGCGGCCTGGGTTTGTTTCCCGGTCAGGGAATGTTGAGGTATAAAGGGCTTAAATTGCTTGGTCTgtttaatgcagtgtgaattttcccagtcgaggtcacatttttttcagtttcattttttccaacaccacatgaatgcagcacagatGCCCTATCTTGCAATTTTAACGAAAGTgaaaagtaatttgtgtatctGTCCGTGATTGGGatctgctccaaaatgtaaCTGGTTCTTCCAGCATGCGTTCACCTGCAGTGAATCACATCAGCAGGAGGACAGAGGACAGGAGGAAGAATTGatactgactgatgtctgagttcttcattctttctaaaTATCTCAGTATTTTatagtgactatatgtaactttgaaatgtttctgaaactgtttaATTTTCCATTTGATGATCATAAATAGCCTGTAaaagcaaacgagactaacagtgaaaagaacgctatttttatatagtttttaggAATGCCTTTGCCCGGCTCCgatttttcccgcaaagtcaTAAAATGATTTGTGGCAGGTAGATggcgctacagagcacacattctgaagggtcacagattttggcgtaacaccggaaaagcctgtgttagtggATAGCCAGTTacaaaggtagcaggagatttcttatATAGTCCtaaaagtattttaattttacttttagttatccgctgtagttatggctgatactggagccggaccatcacagaaaaaaaggaaattaaaggaaaaactaaactaaaagctaaaagggaaagtgaaagatgaACTACAAAATTTGAGTCATACTCGGTCTGGCTTTTAACAGATAGAGACAATTATGGGAATGTTAATGATTCAAAACTGACCCTGAATTGGCCCTTAGGTATGTCTATTTCATTTCATGTctattttcatttcaatttggcatttccgcctttaatggacaggaaaGATATgaaagtgtgagagagaggaggaagaca
This window encodes:
- the il15ra gene encoding interleukin-15 receptor subunit alpha isoform X2, which produces MDLGSFLFSVISLLGAALCFNGDNISCPCPNIPSFDLTELPPETCFRIDSSFRYTCIGGYVRKAGTSNLIKCKLVGGSPKWSTPTLVCITDPKITTTQPPKSTVTTRHTDIPHDSTITTSVTASPSTEKTQSISTAASVTTGRDRTELTSAGLQAQTNHSQAGTVMTETKGTHRITSTSTTTEPSSNSTVSSAIPYSFSAHCNTTAAISCASLAFVLALMGISLYCYKRKSRNSIPPEPVQEQLYMHVPSDPAS
- the il15ra gene encoding interleukin-15 receptor subunit alpha isoform X3, translated to MDLGSFLFSVISLLGAALCFNGDNISCPCPNIPSFDLTELPPETCFRIDSSFRYTCIGGYVRKAGTSNLIKCKLVGGSPKWSTPTLVCITDPKITTTQPPKSTVTTRHTDIPHDSTITTSVTAASPSTEKTQSISTAASVTTGRDRTELTSAGLQAQTNHSQGTVMTETKGTHRITSTSTTTEPSSNSTVSSAIPYSFSAHCNTTAAISCASLAFVLALMGISLYCYKRKSRNSIPPEPVQEQLYMHVPSDPAS
- the il15ra gene encoding interleukin-15 receptor subunit alpha isoform X1, coding for MDLGSFLFSVISLLGAALCFNGDNISCPCPNIPSFDLTELPPETCFRIDSSFRYTCIGGYVRKAGTSNLIKCKLVGGSPKWSTPTLVCITDPKITTTQPPKSTVTTRHTDIPHDSTITTSVTAASPSTEKTQSISTAASVTTGRDRTELTSAGLQAQTNHSQAGTVMTETKGTHRITSTSTTTEPSSNSTVSSAIPYSFSAHCNTTAAISCASLAFVLALMGISLYCYKRKSRNSIPPEPVQEQLYMHVPSDPAS
- the il15ra gene encoding interleukin-15 receptor subunit alpha isoform X6 gives rise to the protein MDLGSFLFSVISLLGAALCFNGADPKITTTQPPKSTVTTRHTDIPHDSTITTSVTAASPSTEKTQSISTAASVTTGRDRTELTSAGLQAQTNHSQAGTVMTETKGTHRITSTSTTTEPSSNSTVSSAIPYSFSAHCNTTAAISCASLAFVLALMGISLYCYKRKSRNSIPPEPVQEQLYMHVPSDPAS
- the il15ra gene encoding interleukin-15 receptor subunit alpha isoform X5, giving the protein MDLGSFLFSVISLLGAALCFNGDNISCPCPNIPSFDLTELPPETCFRIDSSFRYTCIGGYVRKAGTSNLIKCKLVGGSPKWSTPTLVCITDPKITTTQPPKSTVTTASPSTEKTQSISTAASVTTGRDRTELTSAGLQAQTNHSQAGTVMTETKGTHRITSTSTTTEPSSNSTVSSAIPYSFSAHCNTTAAISCASLAFVLALMGISLYCYKRKSRNSIPPEPVQEQLYMHVPSDPAS
- the il15ra gene encoding interleukin-15 receptor subunit alpha isoform X4, with amino-acid sequence MDLGSFLFSVISLLGAALCFNGDNISCPCPNIPSFDLTELPPETCFRIDSSFRYTCIGGYVRKAGTSNLIKCKLVGGSPKWSTPTLVCITDPKITTTQPPKSTVTTAASPSTEKTQSISTAASVTTGRDRTELTSAGLQAQTNHSQAGTVMTETKGTHRITSTSTTTEPSSNSTVSSAIPYSFSAHCNTTAAISCASLAFVLALMGISLYCYKRKSRNSIPPEPVQEQLYMHVPSDPAS